The following are encoded in a window of Nilaparvata lugens isolate BPH chromosome 13, ASM1435652v1, whole genome shotgun sequence genomic DNA:
- the LOC111049926 gene encoding uncharacterized protein LOC111049926: MDSSDMSMSGGVGSDVTYDASTSEGSRTTDDSSQTVVMDTNHKTSLIIPGPDSDSTTRSRDGLDNPAFDSGETQAPPPATRPPLAIPSSTPPPAVKNGRPTIVHPHMMDGTSPIVTSQTGTESNSTMTSQQGNGASMTSQPGNDASFLNSTVTSQTGNGASMTSQQVTEAVNLELVNMKPYSTNGVNGIPAKKSDSALDMDVHDPYDEYFVPVNEHRKYIRGEKLYVTKDKRHTPTNRKCCCWSLGLITLAAVIVVAFLVGTGVILAPEEVTPVESRNLRVGSVGGGILVGEKHPPPPETTPSPTPTTPPFSRSPTTEQSAVFVPKVVQGELTIANMEFTPGLADSNSSEFKMLAMSLEDELKTAVFDRQTLNYGPSDIFCKVISFLSGSVIVRYRIGWVFKSGIINPPDPISTEALKHRLQTHLRNHDSFLYNYRLPSHSLKASLVEDRCKMDNGGCSHHCEFDFENLNFMCSCPVGMKLSQDGVTCHREEDEPKSEPEPKSEPEPEPTSEPEPKSEPEPEPKSEPEPEPTSEPEPKSEPEPEPKSEPEPEPKSEPEPEPTSEPEPKSEPEPSAEPEPKSEPEPSAEPEPATKHQETTDHPPLIAITDLPDLQGPFAVDSDSEVSSDSPIEKLKEMKTNHTESEPKAEPEPSAEPEPKSEPEPTSEPEPKSEPEPTSEPEPKSEHEPKSEPEPTPEPEPKSEPEAKLEPEPKSEPEPTSEHEPKSEPEPKSEPEAKSEPETKSESEPASEHEPKLEPEAKSEPEPKSEPEPTSEPEPKSEPEAKSEPEPKSEHEPKSEPEPKSEHEPKSEPEPKSEPEGVSVSSHEKTNEGGNHEKMEHMQEVPDHHNHHHHHTYFDDHEDSEEHGNFHDYEEVGDDEHERNQYFVMHGLHHGAEIVPEETQNGTAEGHEEEEEEKKKKKGDLEKIEMKMPKESDLEEEEHKSGEGKMDMEDLSHMDHSVFVPILGVDDADHKNKSEDVNKTSDEGPHNMDDHEHVDGGMTAPVEGIEAENGLDNAELEAHLHNITMGQDEGKTATKTEDSPELRNTETKTEHSTGQPEVVEEGDIINSLPLDEHTKFGNSSMIPVKHKKKEPRFEEGLVSSSTEGISMEGHGSMTEDPLAFSDDGVNEGSSVVNVSIGEAPKKKPVDNQEDERLNKVQGTKTIELPVSESGTNSAEMEPSTTTPLHMTSEDSSMELHESGMSSTTEGPEENNINTNGDAEKENEDKKKPEEIDVKNTVEEPKSPQQDNVITPRTNISNGEGFNTILGNDAFTTEHPLFPIQTNRDEHKKEIKTVEPQKNRTEGEDLIFSNQEATTVHPIFGEVNRTIDDTSSNSIVTVSNTTKGDETMKEEGERVSNGGGDVLNSNTASPSGGDVEGTTEGVKSSESTERTVDVLGEKQSFTENVIAEENSSTDKTMSSVEDITEKHEVVEDGNKKDLPTLLAGNNENENNSFDEDEESKSDYLKEFEKSDLKKKDKKSSKEDSSELTKHIFEKKSSKSKEKTTVRSDLLNEFESASNDEPVVTSSTSQSPPLQNVKNDISVVPDPTQGPQDRSTEISEEDGSSTNTGDNVLSFGSAEKNNSTVVDGNVIETKEPEGETSGGEKITSDVNMGSVEHSTSPSEVSSESNPVDTMMTTLPPTLPEKDSEKLDTKPLKDSDEIMKTENSGLGIVMTTERHAEIIPTTMLNKIVDKYSEEKSTEPSVEMNGDEKEVEGEKKEEKEGVEERKEEVKEPVGDRKEEEKETIIEKKDLAVDEVPDNMMEKVDVLPPGFSKCTSGQFQCVNGTTRDGSYCITMAAKCDSVPDCSDESDEIGCESDNCPGNFQCRNGHCLRRHLVCNTILDCADGSDELDCDAWKCEFDEFQCAVNGRCLPHTWRCDGKADCPDNSDEMACANGGECANNEYLCPNEGRCIPLSWRCDGTPDCSGGEDERLCDCAVDQMRCVVGGGCVAQADICDGIDQCPDASDEWNCVSIETHLTLRSGPSASDVSPVCNKGWSPLWSDAVCQELGYAKASSTDNHTEADLNAFFSLKAEAKVGQGHLMSAVQKATDGETCEHVVELGCQEFVCGRSGEGAGSGAATNGHQQSVAVLYHSKSKASCTASIISPKWMITSYNCLHSRDKQLTPDSWTAYAGGSMFETSSNPLTQSRTVASIVAHPLSAKYRQLFYLHDVVLLSVGEPFNFTDAVSAVCLPSEPIDQRHVCVTADWGYNKPGEVNFGRRVSYVPAPDIDRADCNSTEHYPGFVATEQICASFAEADKSPCYTNVGAPLMCASEDGVWELQGVLSHNGHCGQRSHPSIFTSITALRSWIELTVGQKFTRKPSFHVRR; this comes from the exons ATGGACTCATCAGACATGAGCATGAGCGGTGGCGTGGGTTCGGATGTCACCTACGATGCTTCCACATCAGAAGGCTCACGGACCACAGACGATTCGTCACAGACTGTTGTTATGGATACTAACCACAAGACTTCGCTTATTATTCCGGGGCCAGATAGTG ACTCCACCACCAGATCACGTGACGGTTTGGACAACCCCGCCTTCGATTCGGGGGAGACCCAGGCACCCCCACCAGCCACCCGACCCCCTCTAGCGATACCCTCTTCGACCCCTCCACCAGCTGTCAAAAATGGTCGACCCACGATCGTTCACCCCCATATGATGGATGGTACAAGCCCCATTGTGACATCACAAACTGGCACTGAATCAAACTCTACCATGACGTCACAACAGGGCAACGGAGCCTCGATGACGTCACAACCAGGCAACGATGCGAGCTTCCTGAATTCTACAGTAACGTCACAGACGGGCAATGGAGCCTCTATGACGTCACAACAGGTCACAGAAGCTGTGAATTTGGAGCTGGTTAACATGAAGCCGTATTCGACCAATGGGGTGAACGGAATCCCCGCCAAAAAGTCTGATTCAGCTTTGGATATGGATGTGCATGATCCTTATGACGAGTATTTTGTGCCTGTCAATGAACATAGGAAGTATATAAG gGGAGAAAAACTGTATGTAACAAAGGACAAGCGACATACACCGACCAATAGAAAATGTTGTTGCTGGAGCCTTGGACTGATTACTCTAGCAGCCGTTATTGTAGTAGCATTTCTAGTAGGAA CTGGGGTAATTCTAGCGCCAGAAGAAGTCACCCCAGTGGAAAGCCGAAACCTGAGGGTAGGGTCTGTTGGAGGTGGGATTCTGGTGGGGGAAAAACACCCCCCTCCACCTGAAACCACGCCTTCCCCGACCCCCACCACTCCACCATTCTCAAGGTCACCTACCACtgagcaatcagctgtttttgtGCCCAAGGTCGTTCAAGGAGAACTCACCATTGCTAACATGGAGTTTACGCCGGGATTGGCTGATAGTAACTCGAGCGAGTTTAAGATGCTGGCTATGTCCCTAGAGGATGAG TTGAAAACGGCTGTCTTTGATAGACAAACTCTGAACTACGGCCCATCAGACATATTTTGCAAAGTCATCAGTTTCCT GTCAGGAAGCGTGATAGTCCGTTACCGAATTGGATGGGTGTTCAAGAGCGGCATAATCAACCCTCCAGATCCCATTTCAACCGAAGCTTTGAAGCATCGTCTACAGACTCATCTTAGGAACCATGACAGCTTCCTATACAACTATCGGCTACCTTCACATAGTCTCAAGGCTTCTT TGGTGGAAGACAGATGTAAGATGGACAATGGAGGCTGTTCGCATCACTGTGAATTTGACTTTGAGAATTTGAACTTCATGTGCTCCTGTCCTGTTGGCATGAAACTGTCACAAGATGGCGTCACCTGTCACAGAGAAG AAGATGAACCAAAATCAGAACCTGAACCAAAGTCTGAACCGGAACCAGAACCAACTTCAGAGCCTGAACCGAAATCGGAGCCTGAACCAGAACCAAAGTCTGAACCTGAACCTGAACCAACATCAGAACCTGAACCTAAATCAGAGCCTGAACCTGAACCAAAGTCTGAACCTGAACCAGAACCAAAGTCTGAACCTGAACCGGAGCCAACTTCAGAACCTGAACCCAAATCTGAACCAGAACCTAGTGCAGAACCCGAACCCAAATCTGAACCGGAACCTAGTGCAGAACCGGAACCGGCAACTAAACATCAGGAGACAACAGATCATCCACCTTTGATTGCCATCACTGATTTGCCAGATCTTCAAGGTCCGTTTGCTGTGGATTCAGACTCTGAAGTCAGTTCAGATTCTCCCATTGAGAAGCTGAAAGAAATGAAGACCAATCACACAGAATCGGAGCCAAAAGCTGAACCAGAACCAAGTGCGGAACCTGAGCCAAAATCGGAACCGGAACCAACTTCAGAACCAGAGCCAAAATCAGAACCTGAACCAACTTCAGAACCAGAGCCAAAATCGGAACATGAACCTAAATCAGAACCTGAACCAACTCCAGAACCAGAGCCAAAATCGGAACCTGAAGCAAAATTGGAACCTGAACCAAAGTCTGAGCCTGAACCAACTTCAGAACATGAACCCAAATCAGAACCAGAGCCAAAATCAGAACCTGAAGCAAAATCGGAACCTGAAACCAAATCAGAATCTGAACCAGCTTCAGAACATGAACCCAAATTGGAACCTGAAGCAAAATCAGAACCTGAACCTAAATCAGAACCTGAACCAACTTCAGAACCAGAGCCAAAATCGGAACCTGAAGCAAAATCAGAGCCTGAACCTAAATCAGAACATGAGCCAAAATCGGAACCTGAACCTAAATCAGAACATGAGCCAAAATCGGAACCTGAACCCAAATCAGAACCTGAAGGTGTATCAGTTTCCTCACATGAGAAAACAAATGAAGGTGGAAACCATGAAAAAATGGAACACATGCAAGAAGTACCAGACCACCATAaccaccaccatcatcataCCTACTTTGATGATCATGAAGACTCTGAAGAACATGGCAATTTCCATGATTATGAGGAGGTTGGTGATGATGAACACGAAAGGAACCAGTACTTTGTGATGCATGGACTCCACCATGGTGCAGAAATTGTTCCTGAGGAGACACAGAATGGAACTGCTGAGGGacatgaggaggaggaagaggagaaaaagaaaaagaagggagACCTTGAGAAGATCGAGATGAAGATGCCCAAAGAGAGTGATCTGGAGGAAGAAGAACATAAAAGTGGTGAAGGTAAAATGGACATGGAAGATTTGAGCCATATGGACCACTCTGTGTTTGTTCCAATCCTAGGAGTTGATGACGCTGACCACAAGAACAAATCTGAAGATGTGAACAAGACCTCTGATGAGGGTCCACATAACATGGATGATCATGAACATGTCGATGGAGGTATGACTGCACCGGTGGAAGGTATAGAGGCTGAGAATGGTTTGGACAATGCAGAACTTGAGGCACATCTTCACAACATTACAATGGGTCAAGATGAGGGGAAGACTGCAACAAAGACAGAAGATAGCCCTGAACTGAGAAATACTGAAACAAAGACAGAACATAGCACTGGACAACCTGAGGTTGTGGAGGAAGGTGATATCATCAACTCTTTGCCATTAGATGAACATACCAAATTTGGGAACAGTTCTATGATACCAGTCAAACATAAGAAGAAGGAGCCCAGGTTTGAGGAAGGTTTGGTCAGTTCTTCCACTGAGGGTATCTCCATGGAAGGTCATGGTTCAATGACTGAGGATCCACTAGCGTTCAGTGATGATGGAGTGAATGAAGGGTCATCAGTTGTCAATGTATCGATTGGTGAAGCTCCAAAAAAGAAACCAGTTGACAACCAAGAGGATGAACGATTGAACAAGGTGCAGGGTACAAAAACTATAGAGCTACCGGTTTCGGAAAGTGGCACAAATAGTGCAGAAATGGAACCATCCACAACTACTCCATTACACATGACAAGTGAAGATTCATCAATGGAACTTCATGAATCAGGAATGAGTTCAACTACTGAGGGACCTgaagaaaacaatataaacaccAACGGTGACGCTGAAAAGGAAAATGAAGACAAGAAGAAACCTGAGGAAATTGATGTGAAGAACACTGTTGAAGAACCCAAATCACCACAACAAGACAATGTAATCACTCCAAGAACAAACATCTCCAACGGTGAAGGTTTCAACACAATCTTGGGTAATGATGCTTTCACAACTGAACACCCTCTGTTCCCTATACAGACAAACAGAGACGAACACAAAAAGGAGATAAAAACTGTTGAACCACAGAAAAACAGAACTGAAGGTGAAGATTTGATATTTTCCAATCAGGAAGCTACTACTGTACATCCGATATTTGGGGAAGTGAATCGAACTATTGATGATACATCTAGTAACAGTATTGTGACAGTTTCGAACACAACTAAAGGGGATGAAACTATGAAGGAGGAGGGTGAAAGGGTGAGTAATGGTGGAGGGGATGTTTTGAACAGCAACACTGCATCCCCTAGTGGGGGAGATGTAGAAGGGACAACTGAGGGTGTGAAAAGTTCTGAGTCTACTGAACGCACAGTTGATGTATTAGGGGAGAAACAGTCATTCACTGAGAACGTCATAGCTGAAGAGAATTCTTCCACTGATAAAACGATGAGCTCTGTTGAGGATATCACAGAAAAACATGAAGTTGTTGAGGATGGAAACAAAAAAGATCTTCCAACTTTGTTAGCTGGAAACAATGAGAATGAAAACAACTCCTTTGATGAAGATGAGGAATCAAAGTCGGATTATTTGAAAGAGTTTGAGAAGTCAGAtctgaagaagaaggataaaaaGTCTTCGAAGGAAGATAGCAGCGAATTGACGAAAcatattttcgagaaaaaatcATCGAAATCTAAAGAAAAGACAACTGTGAGAAGTGATCTGTTGAATGAGTTCGAATCTGCATCCAACGATGAACCTGTGGTGACGTCATCTACTTCACAGTCTCCACCGTTGCAAAACGTTAAGAACGACATTTCTGTTGTCCCTGATCCAACACAGGGACCTCAGGATCGGTCCACTGAGATTTCCGAGGAGGATGGAAGCTCCACTAACACGGGAGACAATGTCCTCAGTTTTGGAAGTGCtgagaaaaataattctacCGTAGTTGACGGTAATGTGATTGAAACTAAGGAGCCTGAAGGTGAGACATCAGGGGGAGAAAAAATTACCTCAGATGTCAATATGGGATCTGTGGAACACTCAACTAGTCCTAGTGAAGTCTCCTCTGAAAGTAACCCTGTAGATACAATGATGACCACTCTACCCCCAACCTTACCTGAGAAAGATTCCGAAAAACTGGATACCAAACCCTTGAAAGACTccgatgaaattatgaaaactgaAAACAGTGGTCTGGGAATTGTCATGACTACTGAAAGGCATGCCGAGATTATACCGACGACCATGCTGAACAAAATTGTGGATAAATATTCGGAGGAGAAATCTACCGAGCCTAGTGTGGAGATGAATGGGGATGAGAAAGAGgtagaaggagagaagaaagaagagaaagagggggtagaagagagaaaagaagaagtgaaagaGCCAGTGGGAGacaggaaagaagaagagaaagaaacaaTTATAGAGAAGAAAGATTTGGCAGTTGATGAAGTTCCCGATAATATGATGGAGAAAGTCGACGTTCTGCCTCCtggattttcaaaatgtacTTCAG GCCAATTTCAGTGCGTGAACGGCACTACACGTGACGGATCCTACTGTATTACCATGGCCGCCAAGTGTGACAGTGTGCCGGACTGTTCGGACGAATCGGACGAGATCGGATGCGAATCGGACAACTGTCCGGGCAACTTCCAGTGTCGGAACGGGCATTGTCTGAGGCGACATCTTGTTTGCAACACCATTCTAGATTGTGCTGACGGCAGTGATGAACTTGACTGCg ATGCATGGAAATGCGAGTTCGACGAATTCCAGTGTGCAGTGAATGGTCGCTGCCTACCCCACACGTGGCGGTGTGACGGGAAGGCGGACTGCCCGGATAACAGTGACGAGATGGCCTGTGCCAACGGCGGAGAATGTGCCAACAATGAGTACCTATGTCCCAATGAAGGCCG ATGCATACCCCTATCGTGGCGTTGCGACGGAACCCCTGACTGCAGTGGGGGTGAAGACGAGCGTCTGTGCGACTGCGCAGTGGATCAGATGCGATGTGTGGTGGGAGGGGGGTGTGTGGCCCAGGCTGACATATGTGATGGCATTGACCAATGTCCAGATGCCAGTGATGAATGGAACTGTGTCAGCATAGAGACGCATCTCACATTGAG ATCGGGCCCCAGTGCTTCGGACGTTTCCCCGGTTTGCAACAAAGGCTGGTCACCGCTGTGGAGTGACGCGGTGTGCCAAGAGTTGGGTTACGCCAAGGCCTCCTCCACCGATAACCACACAGAGGCCGATCTCAACGCCTTCTTCAGTCTCAAGGCCGAGGCCAAGGTCGGTCAAGGTCACCTCATGTCAGCTGTTCAGAAGGCCACTGATGGAGAGACCTGTGAACATGTTGTGGAGCTGGGTTGTCAG GAGTTCGTGTGTGGTCGTTCAGGCGAGGGCGCAGGTAGTGGAGCTGCGACAAACGGTCACCAACAGTCTGTGGCTGTGTTGTATCACTCCAAGAGTAAGGCATCTTGCACGGCTTCCATCATTTCTCCCAAATGGATGATCACGTCCTACAACTGTTTACATAGCAG